Within the Osmerus eperlanus chromosome 10, fOsmEpe2.1, whole genome shotgun sequence genome, the region TGAGTATTCTAAGTCTTACATGTCTATAATGGGTGTCCTCTCatctgcatgtgtatgtgtgttccagCCAAACACATCAGCAAGATTGATGGCAAGGCGGGTCTGTTCAACGGTCTGGCCCCCAGGCTGTGTGCTGGCACCATCGGCACCATCGTTCACAGTCGGGTTCTGCAGGTCAGACCATGAGCAAGGACTTTTACACCACATGAAAGGTTGGATCCAGCTTGGTTAGAGCCCAGTGTACATCAGGGATCCCTAATCTACAACCCCTCATTTGAAACTTTAGCTGGTTGATGATCTGAATCAGGTTAGTCCCAACTGGAGTTGAATCAAAAGCATACAAGCTTTCCAGGAACAGGGTAGGCAGCTCTGGTCTACAACCCTACTTGTACGTAGACCTAATTACctttgtaaatgactaaatgtaataacaGGTTGTCTAACTTCTTATCAAGTCAAGCCTCAGTGTTCCTATCAGAGGACTTCCAATATTACATGTTTTCATTCTTTGAGACTTTGGCCCCCAGCTGTGTACAGGCTTAGCAGATCAGAGTCCATGCCAAGTTGGTCAGGATGTTGACTTAATGTAAGGTGTCACCTGAAATGGGCTCTGCCTGGCGGTGGGAGGCTGTAACACCACCTCCTTCCTCCATACCTTCTCTCACATAACTAATGTTGGCTTCTATATTCAGAAAGGTGTGAGCGCTGACAAGCTAATATAAACACACAGTCTTCTGTCataaccctgcccccacctctcccacacatacacactcactagtTCCACTACGCCACAGCCTACTTAGACCTAGAGGACACTTCTAACCCAGCTTAACTATGAAATATGAAAAAGTAACCCTGATGGGTTGTTAGAATTCAGACATTCTCTGACACTTCCcactgattggctgtctgtaAATCTGATGTCATATTGGTCTTCTCTCATTCAGAGATGTCATGACGCAAAATTTGAGGTTACGGGCAGTGGACAGAAACAAGAAGAAGGCTCCCTACAGCATGTTGTCAATGAGGTACGTCTGccaggggttggggctgggattGAGGCAGGTCAGTcctctggggtcagatggctgagcggttaggaaatcaggctattaatcagaaggttgccggttcgattcccggccgtgcaaaatgacgttgggggaatgtccctgtacttactagaagtcgctctggataagagtgtctgctaaatgactaaatgcaaactGCTTGTAACTGATCCAGATGATGACTTGTCCAGTGTTAAAGAATATGTTGACACGATGAATAGATTTTCCCTAGCTAACTTCACTTCctccctgacttcctgtctgtccttgtgtgtttcctgtcagacgaccaaggagatgattgcACGCTCCTGCGCCACCATCGTCACACACCCCTTCCACGGCGAGTCTGCCCTCACCATGCTTTCTGATgtgacacctgtgtgtgtcctatccCCGTTTATTGTGTCCTCCTTTATGTAGGGCTATACCTGAGACCACAGTCATCCTTGTTTCCATAGCGATAACAAATCATGTTTTCTGTCTCCATAGTAATCACCTTGAGGTGCATGGTGCAGTTCATTGGGAGAGAAGCCAAGTACAGGTGAGCTTTTGCTGTTTCACCTGCCTCACCCCACTAAACACACTGGGGTTTGTAGTTCTGCTATCTTAAACTCTGAAGTAGTAAATGGTATTACAAGACTGAGCAGATGACATGAAGTGGATACATCACCGCTTTTGGAGTTAGTAATGGAAAAGGTGTGGTGAGTTTTTTATCCGAGGATGTCTGAACCATGATCCAGTAAACTGAACTGACCCGTCTCTCTGCAGTGGAGTGTTTGACTCCGTCGTCACAGTCTACAGAGAAGAGGGCATCATGGGATTCTTTGCGTAAGTAGGAATCTGCAGGCCGTAactctccccttccactgtagTACAGGATACATATGTAATGTACACTTGGCTCTGATCCCTGTGAGGTTGTGTCTGGgctttcttaaccctcgtgctgccttcgggtcacatgacccaaaggttcataacgaaccatcgttgtgtttacccaattttacccaatacaaaaacaaattaaaataattttcttttaaccatcgcaatgtggggggtctgagacagcctagctgttaaaagaaaatgcttcactttgtctttgaatgcggtaaatttgtcgcaatacgacggtgggtcacaatgactgatgggtcagaatgacccgaagataacacaagggttaatgtgttTTAGTCTGGAACATCAGGTCTAGTTCCTTCCCAGAATAATTATTTGTCAATGCAGGATAATCTGATTGTACTCGGTCCATCTCTtgcgcccctcccctccctgctcttAGGGGTCTTATTCCTCGTCTCCTTGGGGATGTTTTGTCCCTGTGGATCTGCAATATGCTGGCTCACCTCATCAACACATACGCCATTGACGACTCggtatgacaaacacacacacacaatgtattcTTTGTTACAGTACTTTATATGCTGCGTGTACATGTTTAGATGAGTTTGAATAATGCATTTAAATGATTGTTTTCTCTCGCTAGATGAGTCACACAGGAGAAATCAAAAACTGTTCTCAGGCTGTGACTGGGGTACGTATCAAATACACCCTATTTCTCTGAACCGGGAGAGATGTTGCCAAATCATGACAGCCACTTGGCACTTTTTAAACCTGGCCTCAGTTTAAATGACTTGTGTacactgacactgtgtgtgtgtttgttccttcCAGTTCTTTGCCAGTATGCTCACTTACCCGTTTGTCTTGGTGTCGAACCTTATGGCAGTGAATAACTGTGGGTGAGTTAAGCAGCTGGTGCACCACACATTTTCATTCTGCTACTGTGGTGGCTTTAGTTTCAGAGTAACGTGTCAACCCCCATCCTCTTTTCCTTCCTCAAGGTTGGCTGGAGGCCTGCCACCCTACGCCTCAGTGTACCCCACCTGGGTGGATTGCTGGAGACACCTCAGCCTGGAGGTaagtgactcacacacacacacagacagacagacttctaCTTCAAACAGTCATTAGACTCCTCCCATCAGGATCCTTTTGTAGGACACAGTCTGCTGTCCATGTCTTTTTCACTCGTTCACcactcacctctcttctccgcTACCTTCGTCACCAGGGCAACATGAGCCGGGGTAACAGTCTGTTCTTCCGCAAACTGCCGGTGGGGAAGACGTACGCCATTGATCAGAAGAGATTTTTTTAAGATCGTAGCAGAAGGAGCAGCATAGAATCTtattgtaaaaatataaatTTACATTCTGCCTGAaattggttgggggggggggggggatgttgacACCTAATCCTTTGTATGCATTTGTTTATGATGAAACTGATTTTGTTTTTTAACAACCCGTCTGTCTGCCATCAAGTAAAGATGAAGCTGTGCTGTTTTTGAGGGTGCTCAGATTGGGACAAGGGAGGAGCTGTGTTAAAACAGACCTGTGAACAAACTGACTGCTGCTCCTCTAATGGAGCTATGCCCCTCCACCTAGACCCACCCGCCCCCCAGTGAAGAGACTGACTCATTCCTGTCTGTCACTTCCTGCCAATAAACTTTCCCTtcatctcgcccccccccctcccgtcgcctggtgtgtgtgctgtaatgtTTGAAGGACCACACGTCTGCAGCCTCTATTCCTGGTCGCCTTGTTAATATAAATTAAAGATGGGGATTGTTGCTAAACCTGCATGTAGTAAATGTTTAACTGATGAGATATTAAGCAGTGAGATCTGTGTCAGGGGTGTGGGTATCTGTGTGGTGTCctggtccttgtgtgtgtgtaatcatgGTGCTGGCACAAGGGGGTCCAGGGGAAAAAAGGTGTGATTGTGTGAGAGCACACATGCAACCGGAGCAGCCCAAGGGCCTTCAGACAACGAGGGGGCACCATAGAGCTGGAATGTTGACAGTACAGGATGGTATCTGGCCTTGTCACAGCAGTCAGGCAATTGTATGAACTCACTTTGACAGACCCAAATAAAGAGTCTTGCTTTTTTTGATCTATTCtattgttttttgggggtgggAAACCATGCGCCACTATATGCTAAAGTTTGTATCAGACCTGTTCTTCATTTGCAAGCTTCACGGttcctgcaggtttcagtaagtcaaatttaagaccataaagattaaatttaagacctacatgATGCATTACCAAAAAATATAAGtaaaagaaattctgaaaaaatatttatttcaatgaattcactCATTGAAAAAGTATTcatttaatttacagataaagaAATCACATCAGTAACCTAATTTAACTTCATTCAGCACTAAGTactcgggggtgggggggaaatcCATTCACATGAATcgtgattcagtcttctagcgattcacatcgattcacttaaaaaaaatatatatatatatatataagcatatattgaatcgcAAATTGATtaaaaatcgtgaatcgattttttatcgaatcgtgaccccaggAATCGGAATCGTGAGGTACAAAAATATTCCCACCTCTAATAGATGGTAAGCTGCACATTTCTGTTTAATTATTTATCCGTGTTGCAGAAATAAATAAGTATTCAAGAAAAGTCTTATCGTCACTGTATTTTGTGAATGAGTTCTTAGAAACCCTTCAGCAAACTCACTTGTTTTGTAAGTATGATTAGGAGTATTCTGTTTTATAACTTGGCATTAGCAGAAACAAAACGTATGTTGTCTTTTGGCATTTAGCAGTATCATAAGGGCAATTAGACCGTCTTGTAGAATGAGTTTGCAGGAAACCTCACTGTGGCTCAATGGGTAAGCATGTGTACCATCGAGTCTACTGCCAAACACGGTACCCATAGTTCAAATCTCGTTCTAACCAATTCATTTAATTTATATCAGTTAAGTAATATATATGTTTCAGACATGCTGGTGCAGTACTGCAacagcctgggttcaaatccaaattttaaattgtttattttAACTTAAAAGTTACATTGTAGTCATGTGAAATGTGGGACTTCACCTTCACATAGTTTCATAAATATAATCTCTCCTCTCCGCCAAACGCTTGTTAATCTCAGGAAGATTCTCTTTAGTTTAGTTTGGTTAGAAAACAGAGTGCGAAATATACAATCATAATTGGGGGGGTCAGCTTCTTcagggcgtaaagtaatattacgattacaggtaagaacgatatataaatgtttcaacccccccaacctgttgtttttacctcttggggggggggtcgaagtcttaattaggggggtcaaaccccctCATAATTCAAACCCTGGACTCGAGCTCCGCTTTGTCGGCTACGACTCAATACTTTTGTGCTACTTTAtaataactttctgcggccagcgtttctggaaatgaacgagggcaaaacattttttaaaccTGACTAAATTAAATTTAAGACCTTGGATGAAAATCTGGCcgtttttaagacgttttaaggccttCAATTTAAAGTTCAGAATTGTAGACTTAAGACCCCGCAGGAACCCTATTTATTATAATTTCTTCGGAAGTACAACAAAGACTTCTTAATAAAAAGTCAAGTTTGTCAGATCAGGTTCATGGTCTTCCTGGTATCAGACCATGCTTATataagaaaaatatatatactttgtAGGTGTTTCTCCATTTGCATCCAATATTATGAACCTGTTACCCTGACTTTCCCCAAAATCACAAAATAATTTAATTCTATCATTGTTACAATTTCTTATGCTTAACTTCAGAACCATCAACACCTGAACATTCTGTCTGCATATTGATAtactcacctacacacagacatttcAGACAACAGAATAAAAGAAAAACTCTGGaaaaagttttattttttcTTAAATGGACAATAAGACAGTGGCTACAGTAATAAACCAGTGCTCTGAGTCCCCTCCGATCCCTTCCTcacactcaaaaacacacatacaccccccccccccaacagttTCTCTCTTCTCACACCTTTTACCACCAGTAACAACCAGATGTTAAGATGATTGAAAATAGGTGTAGCTGTCATCCAATAAACAGTCTGGTTGTTTCAGGCATAAGTGGAAGGTATGgaaaacatacagacacacacgctcccagTCCTTCTTAGGCATAGTACTGCAGGTTGGCCTTCTTCTTGGCCTGCACCTCCAGGATGCCCTCCATGTAGTCTTCATGGTTGAGCTCTGTTGCTCCCCGACGAAGCGCAATCATAccctgaagagagggagagaaggaagggtaaTTTGTGGTTCAGGGTGTGTTAAGTAGAGTGCAGTGTAGGAGGTTGTGTGAAGCTCCTGATCAAGTTGAGTGTACAGTATACTCaccgcctccacacacacagctttgcaCTGGGCTCCGTTAAAGTCGTCAGTGCACCTGGCCAACTCCTCATAGTTTACATCAGGACTGTCgagggaaagaaaagagaggggtCAGACATGGTCCTGGAGACAGACCCATGAGGGGCCTGATCTGGCAGAGCATGCAGGGTTACAGGTCAGTAACAGGGGTCCAGCAGATCCATACCTGACGTTCATCTTGCGGGAGTGGATCTGCATGATGCGAGCACGAGCCTCCTCGTTTGGCATAGGGAACTCTATCTTTCTGTCCAGACGACCGGAGCGCAGCAGAGCCGGGTCTAGGATGTCCACCCTGTTGGTGGCCGCGATCAccttgggggaggagggtgatgggggagcAGGATGATGGGGGAGCAGGTTGGAAAGTGTAAGTCACAGAGATGCCAGTCAGCCACTTCTCTTGCAGTTGGCCTGTCTAGAGGGGTGAATTTATGGTGTGAGGTAAGTGTGGAGGTGAGTgtatagggtgtgtgtggtatgaGGCAGTAAGTACcagggttcttgcaggtttcagtaagtaaaatttaagacctttttaagacattttaagaccataaagattgaaacAAAGATTTTTTGGGTAACGGCATTacccaaaaaatattcaaatcaaagaaattctgaaaaaacattttatttcaatgaattcagtcattgaaaaagcatacatttaatttacagataaagcaatcacattagtaaccgaattgaatattttttttttgcagacagcctcgtacctggagctgggtaccgcttgtaaccaacctaacgatctagccatgtctcgttgaaagtaccTTTTCCCATTTGCCACACGTAGCCAAACTTTAACAAACTGAGGAAGTgcagacgtatttcgcgggcaggtaTTGTATTTATCacgggatttgtagttttatcaccgcgTACGTACCAACAtcaatatcccccagaaagaactacaacacaccgaaccaacgttctgagggcagcgttctgaTGGTTTCGTTTGTACCAGACTCGCTTTGTAGGATacgactcaatacttttttgctacgTTGTAttaactttctgcggccagcgtttctggaaatgaacgagggtaaaaccttttttagacctgactaaatgaaatgttAGAAATTTCGGATGAAAAATCTTGCCGTTTTTAAGatgttttaaggccttaaatttaaagttcagaattttttactttttaagaccccgcgggaaccctgAAGTACAGGGTGTGCAGGACGACCTACCTTAACCTGCATGTTGGGctggaagccgtcaagctgattGAGAAGTTCCAGCATGGTTCTTTGgacctccctgtctcctgctTTCTCACTGTCAAacctgcatcacacacacacacacaagctggtcAGGGACATGTAAACACTAGACCTGGGCCATTACAATGATCAAATACTTGAAAAGTTCAGTACTTCAAGATGACAAAGCAAATTTAAAAACAAGAGGAGATGACTGATTTTAAATTCAAGCTACCTAGGGCAGACAAGCTAGCTGGCAAAAATTCCGATTGTGCTGAATCAGCAAATATTCAGCACAACCAACAACAATTTTAAAAGGCAAGACACGTACAAccccaaaacataaaaaaaGTGGCACCTCTAAATGGACAGCAAAAGGGGGCATCAAAGCTCATTGGAGTCAATGGAGCAGGACTAAAAGTAAAGTGCTACTTGATGGCACTTTATTGTCCCTAGATGTCAGTTTGACTTATTCCACAGCAGGTACTTACGCCATTCATCCTTTGGTTAGATTAGAAAGGGTTATCTCCCAGCTCACCTCTTGGTGCCGATGGCATCCAGCTCATCTATGAAGATGATGGAGGGTGCTTTCTCCTTGGCCAGGGCAAAGGCATCTCTCACCAGCTTGGCTCCGTCTCCAATGAACATCTGCACCAGCTGGGGGCCAGCCAGCTTCAGGAAGGTGGCCTTGGGGGCAGAGTGGAGTTGACGAGTCATAAATGTCACATGAATGGTTAAACGATGCAATCGGTTGCAATAaatcccccaaacacacagcagTTGTGGGTAACTCCTTACCTTGGTCTGGGCAGCGCAGGCTCTAGCCAGCAGGGTCTTGCCTGTGCCAGGGGGTCCATACATCAGGACCCCCTTGGGAGGCTGGATGCCCAGGTTCTCAAACTTCTCCTTGTGGTTCATGGGCAGGACGATGGCTTCCACCAGCTgcaaggaagaagaaaaaaaaggggagTGGGATGTTAGATGTTAGTTAGTCACAGTGAATGCAAGTGGAATGTTTTGCTTTATCTCTCGTGTGTGATCTGCTCCAGCTGCAATTCGGACCTCCTGGATCTGCTTGTCCAGGCCTCCAATGTCACTGTACTGCTCCGTGGGCCTCTCGTCCACCTCCATGGCCTTCACCCGAGAGTCGTACTCCGTAGGCAGGGTCTCCAGGATCAGATACGAGTCCTTGTTCACTCCCTGGAAGAGCATGCACCCATACAACACAGGATGAAGGGGAAGGAATTAGACATATGTCGCATATGTTCTACATAAGGTTGTATACGTGACgtgcagaggacaggagagccgTCTCACCACCAGGTCTCCGGGCTTCAACTTCTCTGCATCCACCAGGCcaatcacaggaaggaagtaggTCTGTGGGAGCACAACATCCCATCGTAACACCAGCTTGGTGATATGTTTGCAATAACTAATACAAAATGCTCTATATACCAACCCAGCTACACACAACAGGAGCAAGCATGTGAGGCCAGTTAAACCACATGAGTCTGATGCTC harbors:
- the psmc3 gene encoding 26S proteasome regulatory subunit 6A isoform X2; the protein is MASLNDKSVWDEVEDGIGEEVLKMSNEEIVQRTRLLDSEIKIMKSEVLRVTHELQAMKDKIKENTEKIKVNKTLPYLVSNVIELLDVDPNDQEEDGANIDLDSQRKGKCAVIKTSTRQTYFLPVIGLVDAEKLKPGDLVGVNKDSYLILETLPTEYDSRVKAMEVDERPTEQYSDIGGLDKQIQELVEAIVLPMNHKEKFENLGIQPPKGVLMYGPPGTGKTLLARACAAQTKATFLKLAGPQLVQMFIGDGAKLVRDAFALAKEKAPSIIFIDELDAIGTKRFDSEKAGDREVQRTMLELLNQLDGFQPNMQVKVIAATNRVDILDPALLRSGRLDRKIEFPMPNEEARARIMQIHSRKMNVSPDVNYEELARCTDDFNGAQCKAVCVEAGMIALRRGATELNHEDYMEGILEVQAKKKANLQYYA
- the mtch2 gene encoding mitochondrial carrier homolog 2 is translated as MADTCGQILLGSGLTVLSHPLMYIKVLVQVGHEPLPPSLGRNLFGRQVYQLPGLFAYAKHISKIDGKAGLFNGLAPRLCAGTIGTIVHSRVLQRCHDAKFEVTGSGQKQEEGSLQHVVNETTKEMIARSCATIVTHPFHVITLRCMVQFIGREAKYSGVFDSVVTVYREEGIMGFFAGLIPRLLGDVLSLWICNMLAHLINTYAIDDSMSHTGEIKNCSQAVTGFFASMLTYPFVLVSNLMAVNNCGLAGGLPPYASVYPTWVDCWRHLSLEGNMSRGNSLFFRKLPVGKTYAIDQKRFF
- the psmc3 gene encoding 26S proteasome regulatory subunit 6A isoform X1 → MASLNDKSVWDEDGIGEEVLKMSNEEIVQRTRLLDSEIKIMKSEVLRVTHELQAMKDKIKENTEKIKVNKTLPYLVSNVIELLDVDPNDQEEDGANIDLDSQRKGKCAVIKTSTRQTYFLPVIGLVDAEKLKPGDLVGVNKDSYLILETLPTEYDSRVKAMEVDERPTEQYSDIGGLDKQIQELVEAIVLPMNHKEKFENLGIQPPKGVLMYGPPGTGKTLLARACAAQTKATFLKLAGPQLVQMFIGDGAKLVRDAFALAKEKAPSIIFIDELDAIGTKRFDSEKAGDREVQRTMLELLNQLDGFQPNMQVKVIAATNRVDILDPALLRSGRLDRKIEFPMPNEEARARIMQIHSRKMNVSPDVNYEELARCTDDFNGAQCKAVCVEAGMIALRRGATELNHEDYMEGILEVQAKKKANLQYYA